The following DNA comes from Nicotiana tabacum cultivar K326 unplaced genomic scaffold, ASM71507v2 Un00001, whole genome shotgun sequence.
AGATCTCTCATCTATTTTGTATCATCAAGTTTACCGTTTGGTATATCCCAGGCtggtatgcatatatatgctagaGCTTCAGCTAAAGGAAAACGTGTTCAGGTCAGTGCAATATTACCAACCCCCTCACTTATTGAGGTTAAAGACATGACTACTAATCATTGAAATACCTTAGTCCAATATGGGAGCCAAAAATCATGGCGTCGTCATGCCTGATGCAAACATAGATTCCACGATAAATGCTCTAGTGGCAGCTGGTTTTGGTGCAGCAGGACAAAGATGCATGGCATTAAGCACAGTGGTCTTTGTTGGGGACTCAAAACCTTGGTAATACATTTCACCTTGCTTATTATTACTCtaattttcttttatgttttagGTTACCATTGAGACCTTTGAGGCAGGGTATTACTACTTTATCTTGCAGGGAAGAAAAGCTGTTGGAACGTGCAAAAGCCCTAAAGGTCAGTGGTGGAACAGAACCTGATGCAGACTTAGGTCCAGTAATTAGCAAGCAGGTGGGTGCATGGTTTAAGATTGCACAAACATGTTACTCAACGACTTCAGCTGCTTGCAAATTTCCACGTTTATGATTCTGGATCAACCTTTTTCTGCTTTTACTCATTTTTCTGAGACCACAGGCTAAAGAACGAGTATGCCGATTGGTTCAAAGTGGCGTTGATAGTGGAGCCAGATTATTACTTGATGGAAGAGATATTGTGGTATCTGCTTATATCCTGTTTGTCTTCTTATTTGTGTTTCTGACAGCACCCAAATTTCCATTGAGATGTTCTTTTTCATATAGATGCGAGCAAAAGGGTGAGTGATCAATGATAAAGAGGCTCTAGGAAATAATGACTTAAAAATGATGAAAGTAAGAGAAATGAATATCTGAAACACACATCGGACATTTGTCATAACCGCTTAATTTCAGGGTATAATTAATCAGTTTAGTAGTTCAAATGGTTGCTGGAGTTCGATTCTCAGAGTCATCATAATTTTAGAAGTAACAGAGCTTCTTGCCAATGAAACAGAGTAATGTTTGGCAAATCCAATCCTGTTTCAGTGCCCTTTATTCGTTCGGCAAAATTGATCTTATTCTTGCGCTACTTTTGGCTTTACTTGCAAAAGACGTGATTGAGTTATAAATCTGTCTAAACTCACAAGGTAAAGCAACGAGGAGCCAGGAGGTGCATTATACTATGTCACCAAAAAATGATGGCAAAGTTGATGGGATAGGTAGATTTGGCATTAAACTGCATGTTAGCTAAATGTCGAGTACAGTCCCTTTATGCCCTAATATAACGGGAAAAAATTACTTCTACTACTTATCAGGAAAAAAAATTTAGTTgtcaaacaagaaaagaaaaaaatagctttatccttttttttctttcatcaATAGCAGTTTCTGTTCTTCATTATGACACGAGCTGGGTCAGTAAAGTTTAACTGTTTCACCCTGATGCCTAATAGGTCCCAGGATATGAAAAAGGCAATTTTGTTGGTCCCACAATCTTGTCTGATGTCACTCCTGATATGGAATGTTACAAGGTAGCCGTCCTACATTCTCCAATCTCCCTCTTAAATTTCAGATTATGGCATATTAACACACAGAATATATGCCTTTTTTGCAGGAGGAGATCTTTGGCCCAGTTCTTATTTGCATGCAGGTTAGTTGTTAACTATTCTTCCATGTCGCATTACCAATACCTATCAAGTGATATACTAAGCTAGAATTGTCTTTTTGCTACTCTCAGGCCAACAGCTTAGACGAGGCCATTAACATTGTTAACAAGAATAAGTAAATCCAGTACCctgttcttttttctttccctCCCACCCTCAAACTCATGTTCCGTTGAAGTGTGTTTGCGTCCTATACCAATGTCATCCTGCTTTTGCAGGTGGGGTAATGGTGCTGCTATCTTTACTACTTCTGGTGTAGCAGCAAGGAAGTTCCAAACAGAGATTGAGGCAGGCCAGGTATGATATTTCGCTGCATAAACTTGGTAAcctatttggaaagaaaaaaaaaactatggTGATAAAATCCTCACTTAAAAACGTATGAATTACTGGATAGAGAATTGTGCTTCACTCTGTTTCTGCCTGTCTGTAATCCATGTATGTATCATTTGGCATACCATTTTAGGTGTTGCATAATGCAATAAAGCAAGTTTTTGTGTTTCCGCTTGCTGATAAAATTGTTTTTTATTTTGCTTGTGCTTCCTTTTGAAGGTTGGGATCAATGTTCCTATTCCAGTTCCACTACCATTCTTCTCTTTTACCGGATCTAAGGCTTCTTTCGCTGGTGACCTCAATTTCTATGGTAAGGAACAAAGATATTCATTCTAGTCTTTATTTGTATCCGCGTCCTGCTCGGGAAATGGTACTCAATTTCATTTTATTGTTTGGGATGTGCATTGTAGGCAAGGCTGGAGTTCAGTTTTACACACAGATCAAGACTATAACACAGCAATGGAAGGATTTGCCAGGTGGCTCTGGTGTCTCTCTAGCAATGCCAACTTCTCAGAAGTAATAAAAAATGTATTGATGAACTTCAGAATACCCTTTCTAGAATGCAATAAAAAAACCTTTTTCAGAAATTGTCCCTCTCAAACTAGCCCCCTCATGTCCCCTGTGTTAATTTTCGTTACCAGATTTTCAATTCCTCCGGCTAAAAGTACTCTGTTTCCCTCTCCTCTCTTCACTATCCTCCccctttgtgtgtgtgtgtgtctgttTGATGCCCTTAGAAAGGGAAATAATCAAAACACCCGCTGTAGGAGATGGGTGAAATCCCATTTGAGACAAAAAATGTAAAGCGGTTTTTTCTCGTTGTTCCTAAGCCTTGGTGGACAGAATTAGTGGTGGGAGGTAACATGTACCTAATGAAATAGTCAACATGTCCCTACCACTGTTAtctaaaaacaaaaggaaaaaagccTTTCTGTTTACCTATTACTTTTCTGTAAATAACTCTCAACACTTCGAAATTCTCAACAAGCCACATGATTCTCTTTCAAAACTTGCCATTGAGACTTGTAGCGGCTGTTGCACATTTCAATAGTTTTCAGATAGCTGAAGCTAGCAAACCTGCTATGATAACTAACTTGAATGTATGATAATAACCAGCTATAGTCGGTAAACTGTCCGTGAATATATATAACTCATTCGTCTATAGATATGGCTTGGTCCAAATATCTCTAAGAAGCTCCTGTATTAGCAGCAGCAAAAGATTCTTGAAGCTTTGCCAAGTGCTTTCTCCCCTTAAGATGTGCAATCATGTCAATCTCTCCAGAGCACCTCAAGCTACAGAAATTACACCATAGCTTGGCCTCAGCCCTGTGCCTTTTCCCACGGAG
Coding sequences within:
- the LOC107799297 gene encoding methylmalonate-semialdehyde dehydrogenase [acylating], mitochondrial, encoding MMQFSVHRMRKVRSLTPRVFALSNHHFSVARFPNLIGGSFVDSKSSEFIDVINPATQEVVSQIPLTTNEEFKSAVTAAKEAFPSWRNTPITTRQRVMLKFQELIRKNMDKLALNVTTEQGKTLKDAQGDVFRGLEVVEHACGMATLQMGEYMSNVSNGIDTYSIREPLGVCAGICPFNFPAMIPLWMFPVAATCGNTYVLKPSEKDPGASMMLAELAMEAGLPDGVLNIVHGTHDIVNAICDDDDIRAVSFVGSNQAGMHIYARASAKGKRVQSNMGAKNHGVVMPDANIDSTINALVAAGFGAAGQRCMALSTVVFVGDSKPWEEKLLERAKALKVSGGTEPDADLGPVISKQAKERVCRLVQSGVDSGARLLLDGRDIVVPGYEKGNFVGPTILSDVTPDMECYKEEIFGPVLICMQANSLDEAINIVNKNKWGNGAAIFTTSGVAARKFQTEIEAGQVGINVPIPVPLPFFSFTGSKASFAGDLNFYGKAGVQFYTQIKTITQQWKDLPGGSGVSLAMPTSQK